A single region of the Chrysoperla carnea chromosome 5, inChrCarn1.1, whole genome shotgun sequence genome encodes:
- the LOC123301249 gene encoding uncharacterized protein LOC123301249 codes for MDGFITQSEMNHVEIEEVFIKEEEDEGFEIENHEIEYPQWCENEIEQIEEFCVPIDLPAAPKTKDTSVQVPSQNEIFNHNFMSIVTHEDYIFLTGFNRLEIQSMFFVLRLHQKRFSIYEDFLFICLAIYRHNIPHEMASCMFKMEKQQIADIFVNCTNALYETLKNYDFWKHRLTHEIQYTAIFNCVEIPVAISQNPMVRKLTNSHTAWNRHTFKFLVVTDERGFIVFCSDLYGGCTSGRHIVMSSNILDKLRTNEVILSDKEFIIHDILSSRQIGMDVALFINSKSPCCIMRAYQIAQSYEILKSTLEEDLWYIANRIVYNCYMLANFKKGKFWTGNCSASNLLSLNSVMNLNNTNSTTMCK; via the coding sequence ATGGATGGTTTTATTACTCAATCGGAAATGAATCATGTTGAAATAGAAgaagtatttattaaagaagaagAAGATGAAGGCTTCGAAATTGAAAATCATGAAATTGAATATCCACAATGGtgtgaaaatgaaattgaacaAATTGAGGAATTCTGTGTACCGATAGATCTACCGGCAGCCCCAAAAACTAAAGACACGTCCGTGCAAGTCCCATcccaaaatgaaatatttaatcataattttatgtcGATTGTTACACAcgaagattatatttttttaactggaTTTAATCGTCTTGAAATTCAATCCATGTTTTTTGTACTACGATTACATCAAAAACGATTTTCAATCTATGaagactttttatttatttgtttagcaATTTATCGTCATAATATTCCTCACGAGATGGCGTCATGTATGTTCAAAATGGAGAAACAACAAATTGCAGACATATTTGTTAATTGTACGAACGCTTTATATGAAACgttaaaaaattacgatttttggaaacatcGTTTAACGCATGAGATACAATACACCGCCATTTTTAATTGTGTTGAAATTCCTGTTGCCATATCACAAAATCCAATGGTACGAAAACTGACAAATTCACATACCGCATGGAATCGACatacgtttaaatttttagttgtgACAGATGAACGTGGCTTTATTGTTTTTTGCTCTGATTTGTATGGTGGATGTACTAGTGGACGCCATATTGTTATGTCtagtaatattttagataaattacGAACGAATGAAGTAATTTTATCGGATAAAGAGTTtattatacatgatattttaagTAGTCGACAAATTGGTATGGATGtggctttatttattaatagcaAATCGCCATGCTGTATTATGCGAGCGTATCAAATTGCGCAGAGTtacgaaatattaaaatctacatTAGAGGAAGATTTATGGTATATAGCTAATCGAATTGTTTATAATTGTTATATGttagcaaattttaaaaaaggcaaATTTTGGACTGGAAATTGTAGTGCAAGCAATTTATTATCGTTAAATTCGGTTATGAATTTGAATAATACTAATTCTACCACTATGTGTAAATAA
- the LOC123301250 gene encoding uncharacterized protein LOC123301250, translating into MSSQESIFSSNNTPMFEMNDDNVDVIWKTLFDSLSTVSTAEDCEHVLETVKSSFSSYLKYTSMDEVQTKLLQYVCPIITHLFQKNLEQISEMTKELNTDNSQEIKKHLNVRDSPKNISNIDSY; encoded by the exons atgagctcacaagaatcaattttttcatcaaataataCACCTATGTTCGAAATGAACGACGATAATGTTGATGTAATTTGGAAAACTCTATTC GACTCTTTATCAACTGTATCAACTGCTGAAGATTGCGAACATGTTTTAGAAACTGTAAAATCATCTTTTAgtagctatttaaaatatacttctaTGGATGAAGTCCAAACGAAATTGCTACAATATGTGTGTCCAATTATTACTCATTTATTTCAAAAg aattTGGAACAAATTAGCGAAATGACCAAAGAATTAAATACGGACAATTCtcaagaaattaaaaagcaTTTAAATGTAAGAGACTCtcctaaaaatatatcaaatattgattcttattaa